The Syngnathoides biaculeatus isolate LvHL_M chromosome 6, ASM1980259v1, whole genome shotgun sequence genome has a window encoding:
- the LOC133502461 gene encoding uncharacterized protein LOC133502461, with the protein MIFLLLSFDYCTYFHVPLPPIFSVGPRNNVTRNSTPSVKSELVECHLTGRGVAITFPVRTLRPGAIMELEGQARQTRACRLLVPGLDVDEDESEVVISIRPKSSPLPRRRNSVSDEDSESELPPCSSRRVSFADAKGLSLVQVKEFDLWDVPKPPGMESLEGDGLPKEDYSLSPLTFQSPLSPEDLLVRVQEQKIELESLELIPGTTTLKGLIRVLNMSFHKAVYVRTTLDRWASHFDLLTEYVPASGDAHTDRFSFKLTLVPPFQEDGSRVDFCLRYETPLGTFWANNNNKNYVLLCHQSMKDQKENLQNQNTQKKSCLKTASQNFAEEANETPSQGADVLTNGEKDDKEQATPPPDHSHDGDNLEAEYRRSCSRRKAARMARVRDYFSQRDGGKEDDGSDTPRSEDREEIPVGERAGGQSLAEEKWKREGPRDSFEKTFSETPAQQDETWARVEPQTLEDISVGSLIGGDASTDMSVDEPPPTQHCNTFVSEAECTSESSNRFNFEIVVAPLDRQILGENEDWTCPEQTLGENCSTAREVQENLVRNNNDIPTLSSFQNLVSEDRDHQASLEYPDWCDTGDVLMDSINTTQNHEQLQEMDLPSQLSDTIQNLVSDDVEQRIGLECGGWSGPENSVAQSVENTQNHEQTSENVITNSNEQCVHASLDVLHREEHISKSEGSETIQSHTDAVVSDSVDDSASLQQTDWPDTEDAVIKPAENSQNPKRLQKILIKNSMEECLDISLDVPLPEDGAWNDAGVPIESKLSDKTDTKLTERHTNRDLLSGGSHRLSLEPDSIQVPINRSAGSTKNDVPQSQSEPVSNAVDHQASLDHADKSNREDCVAESSISTSGDLTHPEVSSYTGTERPETEVSVRSPRTFLGTQKETCCIGTVQRLGEEDLVTNLIMCKDHSQEDQEPFSNAEIDVVRNWETMVEEEEVNISGEEIQNSPGEEKPDDLMEEIQEVTSPEMGELENVFLHQTQTKGLEKEHVERISEDRDAEKHFVETQEVKMGVEMWEDKVTDKGRGDAELKDQERDVDPGNKADDISVDEAEGKDDVRWSDFDRNKLEDASLSHLCEGDESLGEASEQNPDPAVVRDEDKTVTHEDADDRLRVFTEEPESDDASAESDSDDEVELYMRCLRAVHTKDQSIEAGFSLSKRRPSLSRSKPLPSLMPPISESADEEHGGSVRDGREDARADDAARSQPSGPKNSGGYVAKWKETCSCSCMSKTLLYATLLAVFVVTAYYYDFLACFGLYLLSVVWLLCQGEKQPIRDNSIG; encoded by the exons ATGATATTTCTCCTCCTGAGCTTTGACTACTGTACATACTTCCATGTCCCCCTCCCGCCTATTTTTAGCGTTGGCCCCCGCAACAATGTCACGCGTAACTCGACGCCATCTGTTAAGTCAGAGCTCGTTGAATGTCACTTGACAGGCAGAGGCGTCGCGATCACCTTCCCAGTCCGGACTCTCCGGCCCGGCGCGATCATGGAGTTGGAGGGACAAGCCAGACAGACTCGGGCCTGCCGCCTCCTCGTCCCGGGTCTGGACGTGGATGAGGATGAGAGCGAGGTGGTGATCAGCATCAGGCCCAAATCCTCTCCCCTCCCACGGAGAAGAAACTCGGTCTCGGACGAGGATTCCGAGTCAGAACTGCCTCCTTGTAGTTCCAGGAGGGTGTCCTTTGCGGACGCTAAGGGTCTAAGTTTGGTACAAGTCAAGGAGTTTGATTTGTGGGACGTGCCCAAGCCGCCGGGAATGGAGTCCTTGGAAGGAGACGGACTACCTAAAGAGGACTACTCCCTGTCTCCTCTGACTTTCCAATCGCCGTTGTCTCCGGAGGATCTGCTGGTTAGGGTCCAGGAGCAGAAAATAGAGTTGGAGTCCCTGGAGTTGATCCCAGGAACGACCACGCTGAAAGGTCTGATCCGCGTCCTCAACATGTCCTTCCATAAAGCCGTCTACGTGCGGACCACTTTGGACCGCTGGGCCAGCCACTTTGACCTCCTGACCGAGTACGTCCCCGCTTCCGGCGACGCTCACACGGACCGCTTCTCCTTTAAGCTCACCTTAGTGCCCCCCTTCCAGGAGGACGGATCCCGCGTTGACTTTTGCCTGCGGTACGAGACCCCCTTGGGAACTTTCTgggccaacaacaacaataaaaactaCGTGTTGCTCTGCCACCAAAGTATGAAAGACCAGAAAGAGAACCTCCAGAACCAGAACACGCAGAAGAAAAGCTGCCTGAAGACCGCGAG TCAAAACTTTGCGGAAGAGGCTAACGAAACACCATCCCAAGGAGCAG ATGTCTtgacaaatggagaaaaagatgacaaagagCAAGCCACCCCACCTCCTGATCACTCACATGATGGAGACAATTTGGAG GCCGAGTACAGGCGAAGCTGCAGCCGAAGAAAGGCGGCCCGGATGGCTCGGGTGAGGGACTACTTTTCTCAGCGAGACGGCGGCAAAGAAGATGACGGAAGCGACACGCCGCGTTCGGAAGACAGAGAAGAAATCCCGGTGGGGGAGCGGGCGGGTGGGCAATCTTTGGCAGAAGAGAAATGGAAACGTGAAGGCCCTCGTGatagttttgaaaaaacatTCAGTGAAACGCCGGCTCAACAAGATGAGACATGGGCACGAGTTGAACCGCAGACCCTTGAGGACATCAGTGTTGGTTCATTAATCGGCGGTGATGCCAGCACAGACATGTCAGTCGACGAGCCGCCTCCCACTCAACATTGCAACACGTTTGTCTCAGAAGCTGAATGCACCAGCGAGAGCAGCAACCGCTTCAATTTTGAAATTGTGGTGGCTCCTCTGGACCGTCAGATCCTTGGCGAGAATGAGGActggacgtgcccagaacagaCTTTGGGAGAAAACTGTTCAACGGCCCGTGAAGTTCAAGAAAATCTAGTCAGGAACAACAATGATATCCCAACTCTGTCATCTTTTCAGAATCTGGTTAGCGAAGACCGAGATCACCAGGCCAGTTTGGAGTATCCAGACTGGTGCGACACAGGAGATGTTTTGATGGACTCAATAAACACCACACAGAACcatgaacaacttcaggaaatgGATTTGCCATCACAACTCTCAGATACAATTCAG AATCTGGTTAGTGATGACGTTGAGCAGCGAATCGGTTTGGAGTGTGGAGGCTGGTCGGGTCCCGAAAATTCTGTGGCACAATCGgtggaaaatacacaaaaccATGAACAGACTTCGGAAAATGTGATCACCAACTCAAATGAACAGTGCGTTCATGCCAGTTTGGATGTTCTTCACCGTGAAGAACACATTTCAAAATCAGAGGGTTCAGAAACCATTCAG AGTCACACAGACGCTGTTGTTAGCGACAGTGTAGATGACTCGGCCAGTTTGCAGCAGACAGACTGGCCGGATACGGAAGATGCCGTAATAAAACCAGCAGAGAATTCGCAAAACCCGAAACGGCTTCAGAAAATTTTGATCAAGAACTCAATGGAAGAGTGCCTCGACATCAGTTTGGATGTTCCTCTCCCTGAAGACGGTGCTTGGAATGATGCTGGTGTTCCCATTGAAAGTAAACTCTCAGATAAAACCGATACAAAGTTAACAGAGAGGCACACAAATCGGGATTTACTATCAGGGGGCTCACATCGTCTGAGCCTAGAACCAGACAGCATTCAGGTGCCAATAAACAGATCTGCAGGTTCAACCAAAAATGATGTCCCGCAGAGTCAATCAGAGCCCGTTAGCAATGCCGTAGATCACCAGGCAAGTTTGGATCACGCAGACAAGTCGAATCGAGAAGATTGTGTGGCAGAATCAAGTATTTCTACTTCAGGAGATTTGACCCATCCTGAAGTCTCCAGTTACACAGGCACTGAGAGACCAGAGACGGAAGTTTCTGTCAGATCGCCTCGGACTTTTCTTGGAACTCAGAAGGAAACCTGTTGCATTGGCACAGTGCAACGTTTAGGTGAAGAGGACCTGGTGACAAACCTGATCATGTGCAAAGATCACTCACAAGAAGATCAGGAGCCTTTTAGCAATGCAGAGATAGATGTGGTACGAAACTGGGAGACCAtggtggaggaagaagaagttAACATATCAGGGGAGGAGATCCAGAACTCTCCAGGAGAAGAGAAACCTGATGACCTGATGGAAGAAATTCAGGAGGTCACATCTCCAGAGATGGGAGAGCTTGAAAATGTCTTTCTGCACCAGACCCAGACAAAGGGGTTAGAAAAAGAACACGTGGAGAGGATTTCTGAAGACCGTGACGCTGAAAAACACTTTGTGGAGACACAGGAAGTCAAAATGGGtgttgagatgtgggaggacaagGTCACCGATAAAGGTAGAGGTGATGCGGAATTGAAAGATCAGGAGCGGGATGTAGATCCAGGAAATAAAGCGGATGACATTTCTGTTGATGAGGCAGAAGGCAAAGACGACGTCAGGTGGTCGGATTTCGATCGAAACAAGCTTGAGGATGCTAGCTTGAGTCATCTGTGTGAGGGTGATGAATCCTTGGGAGAGGCCAGTGAACAGAATCCAGATCCTGCAGTTGTCCGTGACGAAGACAAGACTGTGACTCATGAGGACGCCGACGACAGGCTACGCGTCTTCACCGAGGAACCAGAGAGCGACGACGCCTCGGCAGAGTCCGACTCGGACGACGAGGTGGAGCTTTACATGCGCTGTCTGCGTGCGGTCCATACCAAAGACCAGAGCATCGAGGCGGGTTTCAGCCTGAGCAAAAGAAGGCCCTCCCTGAGCAGGAGCAAACCGCTCCCCTCCCTCATGCCGCCCATCAGCGAGTCGGCGGACGAAGAACACGGTGGCTCCGTTCGGGATGGCCGCGAAGACGCGCGAGCTGACGACGCGGCTCGGTCGCAGCCCAGCGGACCTAAAAACTCCGGCGGATACGTGGCAAAGTGGAAAGAGACATGTTCCTGCAGCTGTATGTCCAAAACATTGTTGTACGCCACCTTGCTAGCGGTGTTTGTCGTCACGGCCTATTACTATGACTTTCTTGCCTGTTTTGGCCTCTACCTGCTTTCTGTGGTGTGGCTCTTGTGCCAAGGAGAGAAACAGCCAATTAGAGACAACTCGATAGGTTAA
- the bmt2 gene encoding S-adenosylmethionine sensor upstream of mTORC1 isoform X2, translated as MDPSDDVETERHPALFYVPIPDASPAKDEQEKLSGVVKNVHRKLRRKYREVGDFDKIWREHCEDEQTLSEYAIAMKNLADNHWAVNCEKEGRIEWCRSICQEYFWDGGMKRMLEKDEKSASFSSGPTEASSSGRTSHSTQCSGAQMGKMRLLDVGSCFNPFMKFDEFLTVGIDIVPAVESVYKCDFLNLQLQRPLQLTGDAVEAFLRHLHNPIDALPGQLFHVVVFSLLLSYFPSPYQRWICCKKAHELLDLHGLLLIITPDSSHQNRHALMMRSWRVAVESLGFKRYKTSTPARRTRAARRRPAPTSRTTSWLGPSPSSPTPTTRIPGRARAARRPASRSWRTPSCSRPS; from the exons ATGGACCCCAGCGACGACGTCGAGACGGAGAGACACCCGGCGCTCTTCTACGTGCCCATTCCAGACGCGTCCCCGGCTAAGGACGAGCAGGAGAAGCTGTCGGGGGTGGTGAAAAACGTCCACCGAAAGCTCCGCAGGAAATACAGAGAAG TGGGCGACTTTGACAAGATCTGGCGCGAGCACTGCGAGGACGAGCAGACGTTGAGCGAGTACGCCATTGCCATGAAGAACCTCGCTGATAATCACTGGGCCGTCAACTGTGAAAAAGAGGGGCGCATCGAATGGTGTCGCAG CATCTGCCAGGAGTATTTCTGGGACGGTGGCATGAAAAGAATGTTggagaaagatgagaaaagtgCCTCTTTCTCCAGCGGTCCCACCGAAGCGTCTTCCAGTGGACGAACGTCTCATTCGACCCAATG TTCAGGCGCTCAGATGGGGAAAATGCGCCTCCTGGACGTGGGAAGCTGCTTTAATCCGTTCATGAAGTTTGACGAGTTCCTCACAGTCGGTATCGACATTGTGCCTGCGGTTGAG AGTGTGTACAAGTGCGACTTCCTCAACCTCCAGCTCCAGCGGCCCCTCCAGCTGACGGGGGACGCCGTGGAGGCCTTCCTGCGCCACTTGCACAACCCCATCGACGCCCTGCCCGGGCAGCTCTTCCACGTGGTGGTCTTCTCCCTGCTCCTGTCCTACTTCCCGTCACCTTACCAGCGCTGGATCTGTTGCAAGAAGGCCCACGAGCTGCTGGACCTCCACGGCCTCCTGCTCATCATCACGCCCGACTCCTCGCACCAGAACCGCCACGCCCTCATGATGCGCAGCTGGCGCGTGGCGGTGGAGTCGCTGGGCTTCAAGCGCTACAA GACTTCCACGCCAGCGAGGAGGACGAGGGCGGCGAGGCGCAGGCCCGCTCCGACTTCGAGGACGACCAGCTGGCTTGGGCCTTCGCCGAGCTCCCCGACGCCTACGACTCGGATTCCGGGGAGAGCCAGAGCGGCTCGGCGCCCGGCTTCCAGGAGCTGGAGGACCCCATCCTGCTCCAGACCTAGCTAG
- the bmt2 gene encoding S-adenosylmethionine sensor upstream of mTORC1 isoform X1 — protein MDPSDDVETERHPALFYVPIPDASPAKDEQEKLSGVVKNVHRKLRRKYREVGDFDKIWREHCEDEQTLSEYAIAMKNLADNHWAVNCEKEGRIEWCRSICQEYFWDGGMKRMLEKDEKSASFSSGPTEASSSGRTSHSTQCSGAQMGKMRLLDVGSCFNPFMKFDEFLTVGIDIVPAVESVYKCDFLNLQLQRPLQLTGDAVEAFLRHLHNPIDALPGQLFHVVVFSLLLSYFPSPYQRWICCKKAHELLDLHGLLLIITPDSSHQNRHALMMRSWRVAVESLGFKRYKYVKYSHMHLIAFRKVSLATTSDLVSRNYPEMLYIPQDFHASEEDEGGEAQARSDFEDDQLAWAFAELPDAYDSDSGESQSGSAPGFQELEDPILLQT, from the exons ATGGACCCCAGCGACGACGTCGAGACGGAGAGACACCCGGCGCTCTTCTACGTGCCCATTCCAGACGCGTCCCCGGCTAAGGACGAGCAGGAGAAGCTGTCGGGGGTGGTGAAAAACGTCCACCGAAAGCTCCGCAGGAAATACAGAGAAG TGGGCGACTTTGACAAGATCTGGCGCGAGCACTGCGAGGACGAGCAGACGTTGAGCGAGTACGCCATTGCCATGAAGAACCTCGCTGATAATCACTGGGCCGTCAACTGTGAAAAAGAGGGGCGCATCGAATGGTGTCGCAG CATCTGCCAGGAGTATTTCTGGGACGGTGGCATGAAAAGAATGTTggagaaagatgagaaaagtgCCTCTTTCTCCAGCGGTCCCACCGAAGCGTCTTCCAGTGGACGAACGTCTCATTCGACCCAATG TTCAGGCGCTCAGATGGGGAAAATGCGCCTCCTGGACGTGGGAAGCTGCTTTAATCCGTTCATGAAGTTTGACGAGTTCCTCACAGTCGGTATCGACATTGTGCCTGCGGTTGAG AGTGTGTACAAGTGCGACTTCCTCAACCTCCAGCTCCAGCGGCCCCTCCAGCTGACGGGGGACGCCGTGGAGGCCTTCCTGCGCCACTTGCACAACCCCATCGACGCCCTGCCCGGGCAGCTCTTCCACGTGGTGGTCTTCTCCCTGCTCCTGTCCTACTTCCCGTCACCTTACCAGCGCTGGATCTGTTGCAAGAAGGCCCACGAGCTGCTGGACCTCCACGGCCTCCTGCTCATCATCACGCCCGACTCCTCGCACCAGAACCGCCACGCCCTCATGATGCGCAGCTGGCGCGTGGCGGTGGAGTCGCTGGGCTTCAAGCGCTACAAGTACGTCAAGTACTCCCACATGCACCTCATCGCCTTCCGCAAGGTGTCGCTGGCCACAACCAGCGACCTGGTGTCGCGCAACTACCCCGAGATGCTCTACATCCCTCAGGACTTCCACGCCAGCGAGGAGGACGAGGGCGGCGAGGCGCAGGCCCGCTCCGACTTCGAGGACGACCAGCTGGCTTGGGCCTTCGCCGAGCTCCCCGACGCCTACGACTCGGATTCCGGGGAGAGCCAGAGCGGCTCGGCGCCCGGCTTCCAGGAGCTGGAGGACCCCATCCTGCTCCAGACCTAG
- the LOC133501882 gene encoding transmembrane protein 168-like translates to MLRFLRYCVSHSLGVAMTRLEGVNGEGGSWSSVRCLGYMYGLNLLVALCLGLYVRWEKTADSTLLLIFILALLVLAFAGVLYCYLDTERLSLSLLHLWFGFLFGLLSFVDGPELGGVLKEQVANGMLLFSLTLRTLWALLERMLGYARHQPAFLTSAERLQLIGFAAASTVLVLHKALSVTALAVALAAVVVALRMKAVLALSNLACFAYLAVKVVICLRVHANPFALGCFFGLLVCDPLLDVYFSGLSVTERWRSFLHQRGLWRRLSLLVLLLVEVTFLVLAAKVLGHLDPWYLTVPAFAACAVFWSVCHLVFFISLWGFHGKLSNCQRVFLSQGCGAVGLDKIMASKGMRHFCLISERLLCFTLLSTFAVLALCWHVSSSIFLSVFLLVVSVESVFHGLFHELGGSLGGTCVGYGVVIPTNYCSPDGQPVLLPPDQVQQLNLRSTAMLSNIQRFLAQHLIETFGCDYSTGGVTLEALQAKLKSFMELRTADGPRHDTYVLFYSGHTHRSGEWALAGGDTLGLDQLLDWWREKNGAFRSRLILVLDCDHSLATVKAARQVKGIHVAVQGGGGQQRGDFLSHWVAYNCDGDGGAPWSRGAGAGAPTAAYGVSRRWSDYTPNPPTGGDLADHWRAYFPRVAHPVVRSALWCGGLSLLWPCGACLRCLKRFKLNWFPPAVLDTGQGFKLVRS, encoded by the exons ATGTTGCGTTTTCTGCGTTACTGCGTCAGCCACAGCCTCGGAGTGGCCATGACCCGACTGGAGGGAGTCAACGGGGAGGGCGGCTCGTGGTCGTCGGTCCGCTGCCTGGGCTACATGTACGGCCTCAACCTGTTGGTGGCGCTCTGCCTGGGCCTCTACGTCCGCTGGGAGAAGACGGCCGACTCCACCCTGCTGCTCATCTTCATCTTGGCTTTGCTCGTCCTGGCTTTTGCCGGCGTGTTGTACTGCTACCTGGACACAGAGCGGCTCAGCCTCAGCCTTTTGCACCTCTGGTTCGGCTTCCTGTTCGGCCTGCTGAGCTTCGTCGACGGCCCCGAACTCGGCGGCGTACTCAAGGAGCAGGTGGCCAACGGCATGCTGCTGTTCAGCTTGACCCTGAGGACGCTGTGGGCGTTGCTGGAGAGGATGCTGGGGTACGCCAGGCACCAGCCCGCCTTCCTGACCTCGGCCGAGCGGCTTCAGCTGATTGGTTTCGCCGCCGCCAGCACGGTGCTGGTCCTCCACAAAGCACTGAGCGTCACGGCGCTGGCCGTCGCCCTCGCCGCCGTGGTGGTGGCCCTGAGGATGAAGGCGGTTCTGGCCCTGTCCAACCTGGCGTGCTTTGCCTACCTCGCCGTGAAAGTCgtcatctgcctcagagttcacGCCAACCCGTTTGCCTTGGGCTGCTTCTTCGGTCTGCTGGTGTGCGACCCGCTCCTCGACGTGTACTTTAGCGGCCTCTCCGTGACCGAGCGCTGGCGGTCCTTCCTGCACCAGCGGGGCTTGTGGCGCCGCCTCTCCTTGCTGGTCCTGCTCCTCGTAGAGGTGACATTCCTGGTCCTGGCGGCAAAAGTGCTGGGTCACTTGGATCCCTGGTACCTGACCGTCCCGGCGTTTGCGGCGTGCGCCGTCTTCTGGTCCGTCTGCCACTTGGTGTTCTTCATCAGCCTCTGGGGCTTCCACGGCAAGCTGAGCAACTGCCAGAGGGTTTTCCTGAGCCAGGGTTGCGGCGCCGTCGGGCTGGATAAGATCATGGCCTCCAAGGGCATGAGGCATTTTTGCCTCATCTCCGAGCGCCTGCTTTGCTTCACGCTGTTGTCCACCTTTGCGGTTCTCGCTCTATGCTGGCAT GTGTCCAGCAGCATCTTCTTGAGCGTCTTCCTGCTGGTTGTCTCCGTTGAGTCGGTCTTCCACGGCCTCTTCCACGAGCTGGGCGGCAGCCTGGGGGGGACGTGCGTTGGCTACGGCGTGGTCATCCCCACCAACTACTGCAG TCCCGACGGGCAGCCCGTGCTGCTGCCCCCCGACCAGGTGCAGCAGCTCAACCTCCGCTCCACGGCCATGCTGAGCAACATCCAGCGCTTCCTGGCCCAGCACCTCATCGAGACGTTCGGCTGCGACTACTCCACGGGCGGCGTCACGCTGGAGGCGCTGCAGGCCAAGCTCAAGTCCTTCATGGAGCTGCGCACGGCAGACGGGCCGCGGCACGACACCTACGTGCTCTTCTACAGCGGACACACGCACCGCAGCGGCGAGTGGGCGCTGGCAG GGGGGGACACGCTGGGTCTGGATCAACTGTTGGACTGGTGGCGGGAAAAGAACGGCGCCTTCCGCTCCCGCCTCATCCTGGTGCTGGACTGCGACCACTCGCTGGCCACGGTGAAGGCAGCGCGGCAGGTGAAGGGCATCCACGTGGCCGTGCAGGGCGGGGGCGGGCAGCAGCGGGGCGACTTCCTCTCGCACTGGGTGGCGTACAACTGCGACGGGGACGGCGGCGCCCCGTGGTCGCGCGGGGCCGGCGCCGGCGCCCCGACGGCCGCCTATGGGGTGTCCCGCCGCTGGAGCGACTACACGCCGAACCCGCCCACCGGCGGTGACCTCGCCGACCACTGGAGGGCGTACTTCCCCCGCGTGGCCCACCCGGTGGTGCGTTCGGCGCTGTGGTGCGGCGGCCTCAGCCTGCTGTGGCCGTGCGGCGCCTGTCTCAGGTGCCTCAAGAGGTTCAAACTCAACTGGTTTCCGCCCGCCGTACTGGACACGGGCCAAGGTTTCAAACTGGTGCGATCTTAG